One window of Planctomycetota bacterium genomic DNA carries:
- a CDS encoding Gfo/Idh/MocA family oxidoreductase yields MVGMGMIFDETYRPLLEQLHQRAMYDPAYGVCGVELAAVASRTGKRADAYRQAAGGKIAPFRSFQEPRAIEQLLGHGVDLVFVATPDNRHFESAKAALLAGKHVFIEKPSVLSLVELDELERLAVEQGVLAKVVYHKLLDPDHKKLRTLVADGDLRHVNNGYCSLLEPKSISGGQFAEWIQGRNPGTYVAVHYIKLIDFTFGGRLKSVSCTGQRGLVGPADGPTWDSTQLRLIYQYPDRREAAFDIHTSWVTPDNFPGYVEQEVQFRFDNGVWNGHSRKRGVELTIEDQTPLKRKNTINNHYNGTFQEPWGERSQRGYGVEVIGRFVHEVATVEFGGSAAGRDTRLAAARGLAYNDVAHDRQTVAAVQAMEAILAEHAAGRPNCVVEVDHPAGGLVMWKPGSREPELLYAGRVNRN; encoded by the coding sequence ATGGTGGGCATGGGGATGATTTTTGACGAAACCTACCGCCCCCTGCTCGAACAATTGCACCAGCGGGCGATGTACGACCCGGCCTATGGCGTCTGTGGCGTGGAACTGGCCGCCGTGGCCAGCCGCACCGGCAAGCGGGCCGACGCCTACCGCCAGGCGGCCGGCGGAAAGATCGCCCCCTTTCGCAGCTTTCAGGAGCCGCGGGCCATCGAGCAACTGCTCGGTCACGGAGTCGATCTGGTCTTCGTCGCCACTCCCGACAATCGACATTTCGAATCTGCCAAGGCTGCCTTGCTGGCCGGCAAGCATGTGTTTATTGAAAAGCCGTCGGTCCTCTCGCTCGTCGAACTCGACGAGTTGGAACGGCTGGCCGTCGAGCAGGGTGTGCTGGCCAAGGTGGTCTATCATAAGCTGCTCGATCCCGATCACAAGAAGCTTCGCACCCTGGTTGCCGATGGCGATCTGCGCCACGTCAACAACGGCTATTGCTCGCTGCTGGAGCCCAAGTCGATCTCCGGCGGACAATTCGCCGAGTGGATCCAGGGACGCAACCCGGGCACCTATGTGGCGGTGCATTACATTAAATTGATCGATTTCACCTTCGGCGGCCGGCTGAAGAGTGTCTCGTGTACCGGCCAGCGCGGACTGGTGGGCCCGGCCGATGGCCCGACCTGGGACTCGACCCAACTACGGCTGATCTATCAATATCCCGACCGGCGCGAAGCCGCCTTTGACATTCACACCAGTTGGGTCACCCCCGACAATTTCCCCGGCTATGTCGAGCAGGAAGTGCAGTTCCGCTTTGACAATGGCGTCTGGAACGGCCACAGCCGCAAGCGCGGCGTCGAGTTGACCATCGAAGATCAAACTCCGTTGAAGCGGAAGAATACGATCAACAACCATTACAACGGCACGTTCCAAGAGCCTTGGGGCGAACGCTCACAGCGCGGCTATGGCGTGGAAGTGATCGGCCGCTTTGTTCATGAGGTGGCGACCGTTGAGTTTGGCGGGTCGGCTGCTGGACGCGACACGCGCTTGGCCGCCGCGCGCGGCTTGGCTTATAACGATGTGGCTCACGACCGCCAGACTGTCGCAGCCGTGCAGGCCATGGAAGCGATCCTGGCCGAACACGCCGCGGGTCGTCCGAACTGCGTGGTCGAAGTCGATCATCCGGCCGGCGGTCTCGTGATGTGGAAGCCCGGCAGTCGCGAGCCGGAACTGCTGTACGCGGGCCGTGTGAATCGAAACTAA
- a CDS encoding transposase, with product MCPETGQVEGLLSPQLNTKVVNLFLEQLSATLALDEQAVMIWDVAGFHTSAKLRTPANISLIRLPPYSPELNLIENLWHDLKSHFWANQAYADDEALKQAAIDAR from the coding sequence GTGTGTCCGGAAACGGGCCAGGTCGAAGGGCTCCTCAGCCCGCAGTTGAATACCAAGGTCGTGAACCTGTTCTTGGAGCAGCTCTCGGCGACGCTGGCACTGGACGAACAGGCCGTGATGATCTGGGACGTCGCGGGATTTCACACCAGCGCGAAGCTGCGGACGCCCGCCAACATCAGCTTGATTCGCCTGCCGCCCTACAGCCCCGAACTCAATCTCATCGAGAACTTGTGGCACGATCTCAAGAGCCACTTCTGGGCGAACCAAGCCTATGCCGACGACGAAGCCTTGAAACAGGCCGCCATCGACGCTCGGTAA
- a CDS encoding GntR family transcriptional regulator: MTVNRQRKTRRTATPASAVDAVYEALLLQIVRGELTGGTTLKSTQLARDLNVSRTPVVQALQRLAADGIVTQRLNYRAVVRPGAEKWLVEIHQMRELLEPHAAALAAGNVPAEALVELERLAQAARPRRRGDWKKVAQEFDFALHLAIAQHCGNYALGEAIRKCWSFKRLSYLAAPERPETLEQSYGEHLAIVQALRSGDAATARAAVQFHLRSAASMRPTQTIV, translated from the coding sequence ATGACTGTCAATAGGCAGCGTAAAACTCGCCGCACCGCCACGCCAGCTTCGGCGGTCGATGCTGTCTACGAGGCTCTGTTGCTGCAAATTGTCCGTGGCGAGCTGACCGGCGGAACCACACTGAAAAGCACGCAATTGGCCCGCGATTTGAACGTCAGCCGGACCCCGGTGGTCCAGGCGCTGCAGCGACTGGCCGCCGACGGTATCGTCACCCAGCGGCTCAATTACCGGGCCGTGGTGCGGCCGGGGGCCGAGAAGTGGCTGGTCGAAATCCATCAGATGCGTGAATTGCTCGAACCCCACGCGGCCGCCCTTGCCGCCGGTAATGTTCCGGCCGAGGCCCTGGTTGAGCTTGAGCGACTGGCCCAGGCGGCCCGGCCGCGGCGCCGCGGCGATTGGAAGAAAGTGGCCCAGGAATTCGACTTTGCCTTGCACCTGGCCATCGCCCAGCACTGTGGCAACTACGCGCTGGGGGAGGCGATTCGCAAGTGCTGGAGCTTCAAGCGGCTGTCGTACCTGGCGGCGCCCGAACGTCCGGAAACGCTCGAGCAATCGTACGGCGAGCACTTGGCCATTGTGCAGGCGCTGCGCTCGGGGGACGCGGCCACGGCCCGCGCCGCCGTACAGTTCCACCTGCGCTCCGCCGCCTCGATGCGACCGACGCAGACGATTGTTTAG
- a CDS encoding MFS transporter yields the protein MTTSPAGASRLTATQWLICIIAAIGFAFDIYELLMLPLIVRPALAELVGATPGSPEFVAWTAKLFYFPAVAGGLFGLLGGYLTDRLGRRRVLTFSILLYAFSAFAAGYSTTIEMLLFFRCLVFIGVCVEFVAAVAWLAELFPNPHQRESVLGYTQAFSSIGGLLVALANGIAVAWSTGAPAELMFGLSLPGWQLPSIDLPSWLNFFGGEIANHHAPWRYTLMSGVIPALPLLIIRPFLPESPAWQAKKEAGTLKRPSIGELFSPALRRTTLITTLMFACSFGAAFGAIQQIPQIAPGLPEVKQAVADKLSKELSDKAKAAITAEMEAAGKSKEDIQKRLGIETRKIAGPIEQANASHVTKVQEFGGMLGRIALAVLAMMIVSRRTLLRIFLVPGLVAMPLIFAWCGTAGLRPLEIGIFVAGFFTVAQFSFWGNYLPLVYPVHLRGTGESFAANIGGRLIGTMFFGVTQYLATYVPGDSTPTKVAYTAAGVAFALYLINFIASFFLPEPKPEALLEN from the coding sequence ATGACAACGTCCCCCGCGGGCGCATCGCGCCTTACGGCCACGCAGTGGCTGATTTGCATCATCGCCGCCATTGGCTTTGCCTTCGACATTTATGAACTGCTGATGTTGCCATTGATCGTGCGCCCGGCGCTGGCCGAATTGGTGGGGGCCACTCCAGGCAGCCCCGAGTTTGTCGCGTGGACTGCCAAACTGTTCTATTTTCCCGCGGTGGCGGGCGGACTGTTCGGCTTGCTCGGCGGTTATCTGACCGACCGGCTAGGACGTCGGCGCGTGCTGACGTTCAGCATTCTGTTGTACGCCTTCTCGGCATTTGCGGCCGGGTACTCGACGACGATCGAGATGTTGCTGTTCTTCCGCTGCCTGGTGTTCATCGGCGTGTGTGTCGAGTTTGTCGCCGCGGTGGCCTGGCTGGCCGAATTGTTCCCCAACCCGCACCAGCGCGAATCGGTGCTCGGTTATACGCAAGCCTTTTCGTCCATCGGCGGCTTGCTGGTGGCGCTGGCCAACGGGATTGCCGTGGCCTGGTCGACGGGCGCGCCGGCGGAACTGATGTTTGGGCTCTCGCTGCCGGGCTGGCAGTTGCCGTCGATCGATTTGCCGAGTTGGCTGAACTTCTTCGGCGGCGAAATTGCCAATCATCACGCCCCGTGGCGTTACACGCTGATGTCGGGCGTGATTCCGGCGTTGCCACTGTTGATCATTCGACCGTTCTTGCCTGAGTCGCCGGCCTGGCAGGCCAAGAAGGAAGCCGGCACGCTCAAGCGTCCGAGCATTGGTGAGTTGTTCTCGCCGGCGCTGCGTCGCACGACGCTGATTACCACGTTGATGTTCGCGTGCAGCTTCGGCGCGGCATTCGGCGCCATCCAGCAAATCCCGCAGATTGCCCCAGGTTTGCCCGAGGTAAAGCAAGCCGTCGCCGACAAGCTGAGCAAAGAACTCTCGGACAAGGCGAAGGCGGCGATCACGGCCGAGATGGAAGCGGCCGGCAAGTCGAAGGAAGACATTCAAAAGCGATTGGGCATCGAAACCCGCAAGATCGCCGGCCCGATCGAGCAAGCCAACGCCTCGCACGTGACCAAGGTGCAGGAATTCGGCGGGATGCTCGGCCGCATTGCCCTGGCGGTGCTGGCCATGATGATCGTCAGCCGACGGACGCTGCTGCGCATCTTTCTGGTCCCTGGCCTGGTGGCCATGCCGCTGATCTTCGCCTGGTGCGGAACGGCCGGTTTGCGCCCGCTGGAGATTGGCATCTTTGTCGCAGGTTTCTTTACCGTGGCGCAATTCAGTTTCTGGGGCAACTACTTGCCGCTGGTCTATCCGGTTCACCTGCGCGGCACCGGCGAAAGCTTTGCCGCGAACATCGGTGGCCGCTTGATTGGCACGATGTTCTTTGGCGTCACGCAGTACTTGGCAACCTATGTACCCGGCGATTCGACGCCGACCAAGGTGGCTTACACGGCCGCTGGCGTGGCATTCGCCCTGTACCTGATCAACTTCATCGCCAGCTTCTTCTTGCCTGAACCAAAGCCGGAAGCATTGCTTGAAAACTAG
- a CDS encoding winged helix-turn-helix domain-containing protein has product MATFHFWEVAMDVRSHLLVGKLERLERAEKDAARSKRLRIIILAINGFTAPAVAMSVGLSRRICQRGLARYNELGLTGLDDRRGHAPQSPLTPEQEVLVRQRIEAGSQPEDQICSLRGVDFQPIRASEFGVLRSLPGVYHLLRRLGDSYLRPRPRHRRATPQAREEFKSSLPARLQTLREAHPGRRLRAYFQDESRLGQQGTTTNLWPRRGSRPTAVRQTEDQ; this is encoded by the coding sequence ATGGCAACATTCCATTTCTGGGAAGTTGCGATGGACGTGCGGTCTCATTTGCTGGTGGGGAAGCTTGAGCGTTTGGAGCGCGCGGAGAAAGATGCGGCTCGTTCTAAGCGTTTGCGAATCATTATCCTGGCGATTAACGGCTTCACAGCGCCGGCCGTGGCGATGTCGGTCGGCCTCTCGCGACGCATCTGCCAGCGTGGGCTCGCCCGCTATAACGAGTTGGGGCTGACAGGCTTAGACGACCGCCGAGGTCACGCACCGCAATCGCCGCTCACGCCAGAACAAGAGGTGCTCGTTCGACAACGGATCGAAGCCGGTTCGCAGCCCGAGGATCAAATCTGCTCCTTGCGAGGCGTTGATTTTCAGCCGATTCGGGCGAGCGAGTTCGGCGTGCTGCGGTCGCTGCCCGGCGTCTACCATTTGCTGCGCCGCTTAGGTGACTCATACTTGCGGCCACGACCACGTCATCGCCGGGCGACTCCGCAGGCGCGGGAAGAGTTTAAGAGTTCGCTACCAGCACGCTTGCAGACCCTTCGCGAGGCCCATCCCGGGAGGCGACTGCGCGCCTACTTTCAGGACGAATCACGCCTCGGGCAACAAGGCACGACGACTAATCTGTGGCCGCGACGCGGCTCGCGGCCGACGGCCGTGCGGCAGACCGAGGATCAATAG
- a CDS encoding aspartate aminotransferase family protein: MAVADRQVTAPIEHPGEERSNEVRRRLSECEPRSLRTFTPSMAVVARSQGSYHWTPEGRKLADFTSGVLVANLGHNPPRWWQRVLTYLGANLQAKEPFATAVTLNAYNACTEVEMQACQRLLDTLRAEPGGARCEQVLWAASGSEAIQKALWTAMARRPGADIILATRFGFHGKKGLANAVTGTEQDPERDPRVKFISFPREECQNLEARQKQLDLRKYRAELDALWKEHGNKICCLITEPYLGGGGSYHPQPAYTQMLQQFCREHDIIFIFDEVQSNFGRTGSLFAFTDYGIEPDIVVLGKGLGNGVPVSAAVGRADLFDALNYGQGSDTWSANPLASAAVLATLDEFASGEVLAGARELSAVLRAGLTKLTQTGAVAHVRGEGMVWGIECQAVGSMSAGEVARACVAACYLGDAQGRAIHLLGPLADKVIRVSPPLVMPLAEAREYLEVLYERFAEVARQAR, translated from the coding sequence ATGGCCGTTGCTGACCGACAGGTGACTGCTCCAATCGAACACCCGGGCGAAGAACGCTCCAACGAAGTTCGCCGCCGGCTTAGCGAATGCGAGCCGCGCAGCCTGCGGACGTTCACGCCCAGCATGGCGGTCGTCGCGCGCAGCCAGGGTTCATATCATTGGACGCCCGAAGGCCGCAAGCTGGCCGATTTCACCTCGGGCGTGCTGGTGGCCAACCTGGGGCACAATCCACCCCGCTGGTGGCAGCGCGTGCTCACGTATTTGGGTGCCAACCTGCAAGCCAAGGAGCCGTTCGCCACGGCCGTGACCTTAAATGCATATAATGCATGTACCGAGGTCGAGATGCAAGCCTGTCAGCGGTTGCTCGACACTTTGCGCGCCGAACCGGGAGGCGCGCGTTGCGAACAAGTGTTGTGGGCCGCCAGCGGCAGCGAAGCGATTCAGAAGGCGCTCTGGACCGCCATGGCCCGCCGCCCGGGCGCCGACATCATCCTGGCCACGCGGTTCGGCTTTCACGGCAAGAAGGGGCTGGCCAACGCCGTGACCGGCACCGAGCAAGATCCCGAGCGTGACCCGCGCGTCAAGTTCATCAGCTTCCCCCGCGAAGAATGCCAGAATCTCGAAGCTCGGCAGAAGCAGCTTGATTTGCGCAAGTATCGCGCCGAACTCGACGCGCTGTGGAAGGAACATGGCAATAAGATTTGCTGCCTGATCACCGAGCCGTATCTGGGCGGCGGCGGTTCTTACCATCCTCAGCCCGCCTACACCCAGATGCTGCAACAGTTCTGCCGCGAGCACGACATCATCTTCATCTTTGACGAAGTGCAATCCAACTTCGGCCGCACCGGCTCGCTGTTCGCCTTTACCGACTACGGCATCGAGCCGGACATCGTGGTCTTGGGCAAGGGGCTGGGCAACGGCGTCCCGGTCAGCGCCGCGGTTGGCCGGGCTGATCTGTTCGACGCCTTGAACTATGGCCAAGGTTCCGACACGTGGAGCGCCAACCCGCTGGCCAGCGCCGCCGTCCTGGCGACGCTCGACGAGTTCGCCTCGGGGGAAGTTCTGGCCGGCGCGCGCGAACTGTCTGCCGTCCTTCGCGCGGGACTGACCAAGCTCACCCAGACCGGCGCCGTGGCCCACGTGCGTGGCGAAGGAATGGTGTGGGGCATCGAGTGCCAGGCCGTCGGCTCGATGTCCGCCGGTGAAGTGGCGCGGGCCTGCGTGGCCGCCTGCTACCTGGGCGACGCGCAAGGTCGGGCGATCCACCTGCTTGGCCCCTTGGCCGACAAGGTGATTCGCGTGAGCCCGCCGCTAGTCATGCCGTTGGCCGAAGCCCGCGAGTACCTGGAAGTGTTGTACGAACGCTTCGCCGAAGTCGCTCGCCAAGCGCGCTAG
- a CDS encoding DUF1501 domain-containing protein yields MNIDQLIQRLSRRDFLRTVGAGTLATLAMDEPHLLRTVAAAEHPTPKADTCIVLWMAGGMAAPETFDPKRYTPFEVGMPVENVLCTFPSINTILDGVKVSEGLENTALVLDRGTLIRSHQVADLGTILHSRHQYHWHTGYVPPQTVAAPHIGSWIARLRGPKNPAIPAFINIGQRLEGIGESEELKAFTTAGFFGGEYGPFNLPYPLDAAAAVRPPKGMTAERFAERERQYQKLLKHSPAADLASDYHQQSMLRAVESAHRLLNSPERDAFDITKEPKEVFDAYNTGRFGQGCLLARRLAEAGARFIEVTTEYVPFLSWDTHESGHDTLVRMKKEIDRPIAQLILDLEERGLLDRTLVIVASEFSRDMMIEGVPGSNARDQAKFKVDKLGEMKHYGLHRHFTDSGSVLMFGGGIKRGQVYGATADERPLVVTKDPVTITDLHATIYTAMGISPAAGFDIEQRPFFATEDGHGKPVMGLFA; encoded by the coding sequence ATGAACATCGATCAACTGATCCAACGCCTGTCGCGTCGCGACTTTCTGCGCACCGTTGGGGCCGGGACGTTGGCGACCTTGGCAATGGACGAACCCCATCTGCTGCGCACCGTCGCGGCCGCGGAGCATCCCACGCCAAAGGCCGACACCTGCATTGTCCTTTGGATGGCCGGCGGCATGGCCGCGCCCGAGACCTTCGACCCCAAGCGTTACACCCCATTCGAAGTCGGCATGCCGGTCGAAAACGTCCTCTGCACGTTTCCGTCGATCAACACGATTCTGGACGGCGTCAAGGTCTCCGAGGGGCTGGAAAACACGGCCCTGGTGCTCGATCGCGGCACGCTGATTCGCTCGCACCAAGTCGCCGACCTGGGGACGATTCTGCATTCGCGGCACCAGTACCATTGGCACACTGGCTATGTCCCGCCCCAGACCGTGGCCGCGCCGCACATCGGTTCGTGGATCGCGCGACTGCGTGGCCCCAAGAACCCGGCGATTCCGGCATTCATCAACATTGGGCAACGCCTGGAAGGCATCGGCGAGTCCGAGGAGTTGAAGGCGTTCACCACGGCTGGGTTTTTCGGCGGCGAGTATGGGCCATTCAATCTGCCCTATCCGTTGGACGCCGCAGCCGCCGTGCGCCCCCCCAAGGGGATGACCGCCGAGCGGTTCGCCGAGCGCGAACGTCAGTACCAGAAGCTGTTGAAGCACAGCCCGGCTGCGGACCTGGCCAGCGATTACCACCAGCAGTCAATGCTGCGAGCGGTCGAGAGCGCGCACCGGCTGTTGAACTCGCCCGAGCGCGATGCCTTCGACATCACCAAAGAACCGAAGGAAGTGTTCGATGCTTACAACACGGGCCGGTTCGGCCAGGGGTGTTTGCTGGCGCGGCGATTGGCCGAGGCCGGCGCGCGGTTCATCGAAGTCACCACCGAGTACGTGCCGTTTCTAAGCTGGGACACGCACGAGAGCGGGCACGATACACTGGTCCGCATGAAAAAGGAAATCGACCGACCGATCGCCCAGTTGATTCTCGACCTGGAAGAGCGCGGCCTCCTGGACCGCACGTTGGTCATCGTGGCCAGCGAGTTCAGCCGCGACATGATGATCGAGGGGGTGCCCGGCAGCAACGCCCGCGACCAGGCCAAGTTCAAAGTCGACAAGCTGGGCGAAATGAAACACTATGGGCTGCACCGGCACTTCACCGACTCGGGCTCGGTGCTGATGTTCGGCGGCGGGATCAAGCGCGGGCAGGTCTATGGCGCGACGGCCGACGAGCGACCGCTGGTCGTGACGAAAGATCCGGTGACGATCACCGACCTGCACGCCACCATTTACACGGCGATGGGCATCTCGCCGGCCGCCGGGTTCGACATCGAACAGCGGCCGTTCTTTGCCACCGAAGACGGACACGGCAAGCCGGTGATGGGGCTGTTTGCTTAG
- a CDS encoding MFS transporter, whose amino-acid sequence MANTLERETTAAASKHDAAQHGDPGGPGHNEKGKWLALAAALLGWMFDGAEMGVFSLVGRPAVKDLMPGSTEGEVGLWFNVIMAGFLVGAATGGVLFGWLGDRIGRVRAMTISVLVYALFTGACGLAGQAWQVGVLRFIAALGMGGEWSLGVALVMEIWPNKSRAFMAGLIGAAANVGYMAVGFIGMGLLNVIASLENGLKAIHLPEDWVTMLVANSGWRVMMLMGTVPALLTFLIRMFVPESEKWEHENEKGTTNNWATQDLITVLVGILGPVLIVYIWAFDSTRGIEHGMALRIVATLVGLAIAVVGYTYPVVQYFRRQEAMHPERESTRRLTLGRMMLGACLSGVALLGTWGSTQQAPSWVDKTTEAKWQADKAELVAAGKADEAAKLERPKAKEHTLVWLSVGAIIGTILAALAGDWLGRRLSYFLLCVASLASAWYLFLGTDGYGTPFLFWTFVAGACTASFYGWLPLYLPELFRTNVRATGQGFSFNFGRILAAIGVLQVGNLLKLFDKDVIVGGWTIPHGHPLACSVICLVYLVGMVIIWFAPETRGKPLPE is encoded by the coding sequence ATGGCCAATACCCTGGAACGCGAAACCACCGCGGCCGCCTCGAAGCACGATGCGGCCCAGCACGGCGACCCAGGTGGCCCAGGCCACAACGAAAAGGGAAAGTGGCTGGCGCTGGCGGCGGCCCTGTTGGGCTGGATGTTCGACGGCGCCGAGATGGGGGTCTTTTCGCTAGTCGGGCGTCCGGCGGTCAAGGATCTGATGCCTGGCTCGACCGAAGGAGAAGTCGGCCTCTGGTTCAACGTGATCATGGCGGGCTTTCTGGTCGGCGCGGCCACCGGGGGCGTGCTGTTCGGCTGGCTCGGCGACCGGATCGGGCGCGTGCGAGCTATGACGATCAGCGTGCTGGTCTATGCCTTGTTCACCGGCGCGTGCGGCCTGGCCGGACAAGCCTGGCAAGTCGGCGTGCTGCGGTTTATCGCGGCGCTCGGCATGGGGGGGGAATGGTCGCTGGGCGTGGCGCTGGTGATGGAGATTTGGCCCAACAAGTCACGCGCCTTCATGGCCGGACTGATCGGGGCGGCAGCCAACGTCGGCTATATGGCCGTCGGCTTTATTGGCATGGGTTTGCTGAACGTGATCGCCAGTCTGGAGAACGGCCTGAAAGCGATTCATTTGCCTGAAGATTGGGTGACAATGCTCGTCGCCAACAGCGGCTGGCGCGTCATGATGCTCATGGGCACCGTGCCGGCGCTGTTGACGTTCCTGATTCGGATGTTCGTTCCCGAGTCCGAGAAGTGGGAACACGAAAACGAAAAGGGGACGACCAACAATTGGGCCACGCAAGACCTGATCACCGTGCTCGTCGGCATTCTGGGACCGGTACTGATCGTCTATATCTGGGCCTTTGATAGCACCCGGGGCATCGAGCATGGCATGGCGCTGCGGATCGTCGCCACGCTGGTCGGGCTGGCGATTGCTGTGGTCGGCTACACCTATCCGGTGGTGCAATACTTCCGCCGACAAGAAGCGATGCACCCCGAGCGCGAAAGCACGCGGCGTTTGACCCTGGGCCGGATGATGCTCGGGGCCTGCCTGAGCGGTGTCGCGCTGCTGGGCACCTGGGGCTCGACGCAACAGGCTCCGTCGTGGGTCGACAAAACCACCGAAGCCAAATGGCAAGCCGACAAGGCGGAACTCGTCGCCGCCGGCAAAGCCGACGAAGCAGCGAAACTCGAACGCCCCAAGGCCAAGGAACACACGCTGGTCTGGTTGTCGGTCGGCGCGATTATCGGCACGATTCTAGCGGCGCTGGCTGGCGACTGGCTGGGACGGCGGCTGTCATACTTCCTGTTGTGCGTCGCCTCGCTCGCCTCGGCCTGGTACTTGTTCCTGGGCACCGATGGCTATGGCACGCCATTTTTATTCTGGACCTTTGTGGCCGGCGCGTGTACGGCGTCGTTCTATGGCTGGCTGCCCCTCTATTTGCCGGAACTGTTCCGCACCAACGTGCGGGCCACCGGCCAAGGGTTCAGCTTCAACTTTGGCCGCATTTTGGCGGCGATCGGCGTATTGCAGGTCGGCAACCTGCTGAAGCTGTTCGATAAGGATGTGATCGTAGGCGGCTGGACCATTCCACACGGCCACCCGCTGGCCTGCTCGGTAATCTGCCTGGTGTACCTCGTCGGCATGGTCATTATCTGGTTCGCTCCCGAGACCCGCGGCAAGCCGCTGCCGGAATAA